Proteins from one Emys orbicularis isolate rEmyOrb1 chromosome 2, rEmyOrb1.hap1, whole genome shotgun sequence genomic window:
- the LOC135875217 gene encoding lymphocyte antigen 6E-like encodes MSGKIRTYGHSLMCYTCQGETSNKYCMKISMCAKEDNYCVTIKDVVGAGYKSKYRISKMCSPECPKTIMKQGKTGAKVFCCDKLLCNVNGASSMETSYSMISMGILANFIYIFRSGL; translated from the exons atgtccgggaaaatccggacgtatg GTCACTCGTTGATGTGCTACACATGCCAAGGGGAGACGTCTAACAAGTACTGCATGAAGATATCTATGTGCGCAAAAGAAGACAATTATTGTGTGACAATCAAGGACGTTGTAGGAGCTG GTTACAAATCCAAATACCGCATCTCCAAGATGTGCTCTCCGGAGTGCCCCAAAACGATCATGAAGCAAGGCAAAACGGGTGCTAAAGTGTTTTGCTGCGATAAACTATTGTGCAATGTGAATGGAGCCAGCAGCATGGAAACCAGCTACTCGATGATTTCCATGGGGATCCTGGCTAACTTCATCTACATCTTCAGATCTGGACTGTGA